The following are encoded together in the Flavobacterium sp. TR2 genome:
- a CDS encoding glycosyltransferase, protein MQNLPLVTVICLCYNHEKFVVEALNSVLNQNYQNIELIIADDCSNDNSKKVITDWLQNHPTVQFISGKINLGNTKTFNKALQLSKGEYIIDLAADDVLLKDCIEKQVNAFLNSDKKNLAVVYGNAELISEKNNHIRYYYEVDTEKKAVKKPASGDIYLAMLNQSSMICSVSSMMKREVLEQLNGYDENLAYEDLDFWIRASRDYSFEFIDSILVQKREVENSLGNQFYKKFNSRTRKINHSSYLVIKKAIALNKTKEENKALMKRLHFEMGKAYRTLDIWLFIKYIPLELKLRF, encoded by the coding sequence ATGCAAAACCTACCTTTAGTTACTGTTATTTGTTTGTGCTACAACCATGAAAAGTTTGTAGTTGAAGCATTAAATTCGGTATTAAACCAAAACTATCAAAATATCGAACTTATTATTGCAGATGACTGCAGCAATGATAATTCTAAAAAAGTTATTACAGATTGGCTACAAAATCACCCAACGGTTCAATTTATTTCAGGCAAAATTAATTTAGGCAATACAAAAACATTCAACAAAGCATTGCAACTTTCAAAGGGCGAATATATAATAGATTTAGCTGCTGATGATGTTTTACTAAAGGATTGTATTGAAAAACAAGTAAATGCTTTTTTAAATTCTGATAAAAAAAATCTTGCCGTAGTTTATGGAAATGCAGAACTAATTTCAGAAAAGAACAATCACATTCGTTATTATTATGAAGTTGACACTGAAAAAAAGGCGGTTAAAAAACCCGCATCTGGAGATATTTATTTAGCAATGTTAAACCAAAGCAGTATGATTTGTTCTGTTTCTTCAATGATGAAACGAGAAGTTTTGGAACAACTCAATGGCTACGACGAAAATCTTGCTTATGAAGATCTGGACTTTTGGATTAGAGCTTCTAGAGATTATAGTTTTGAATTTATCGATTCTATTTTGGTTCAAAAACGAGAAGTTGAAAATTCTCTGGGAAATCAATTTTATAAAAAATTTAATTCTCGAACTAGAAAAATAAACCATTCTTCGTATCTGGTTATTAAAAAGGCAATTGCTTTAAATAAAACTAAAGAAGAAAATAAAGCGCTAATGAAAAGATTGCATTTTGAAATGGGAAAAGCGTACAGAACCTTAGATATTTGGTTGTTTATCAAATATATTCCTCTTGAACTAAAGCTGCGATTCTAA
- a CDS encoding glycosyltransferase family 2 protein, which produces MKNEANSFFKETDIEILISTMNRDSLEFLIPMFPYSHFSDFSILIVNQTQSERILTSAYSNVRVVNSFEKGLSKSRNLALENALGKILVIADDDVVYQNGFLTKIIGAYNKFPEAAAIHFSAVNLNGDLIKKYPSDTKADLSIFDILNTSSIEVTLNKEVIVASQIQFDQNFGLGAVFEMGEEAIFLSDLKAKQKQLVFEPQIIVKHESQTSSVRKNEEEKYYIQGALFTRMFKKKYVFWLYLKLFFDLKQKKIKLENIRTVLKSAKSGHNKFEQIQNGNT; this is translated from the coding sequence ATGAAAAATGAGGCAAATAGCTTTTTTAAAGAAACTGATATCGAAATTTTAATTTCTACAATGAATCGAGATTCATTAGAATTTTTGATTCCGATGTTTCCTTATTCCCATTTTTCTGATTTTTCAATTTTAATAGTAAATCAAACCCAAAGCGAGCGAATTTTAACTTCGGCTTATTCGAATGTAAGAGTGGTAAACTCCTTTGAAAAGGGTTTGTCAAAAAGCAGAAACTTAGCTCTTGAAAATGCTCTCGGAAAAATTCTGGTCATTGCTGATGATGATGTCGTGTATCAGAATGGATTTTTGACCAAAATAATTGGCGCTTATAATAAATTTCCAGAAGCGGCTGCAATACATTTTTCGGCAGTAAATTTAAATGGAGATTTAATTAAAAAATATCCTTCTGATACTAAAGCTGATTTGAGTATTTTCGATATTTTAAATACGAGTTCAATAGAAGTAACCCTGAATAAAGAAGTTATTGTCGCATCTCAAATTCAATTTGATCAAAATTTTGGTTTAGGGGCAGTTTTCGAAATGGGAGAAGAAGCTATCTTTTTATCCGATTTGAAAGCAAAACAGAAACAGCTTGTTTTTGAACCGCAGATAATTGTAAAGCATGAAAGTCAGACTTCTTCGGTAAGGAAAAATGAAGAAGAAAAATATTATATTCAAGGAGCATTATTTACGAGAATGTTTAAAAAGAAATATGTTTTTTGGCTGTATCTCAAATTGTTTTTTGATTTAAAACAGAAAAAAATTAAACTAGAAAACATCAGAACCGTTTTAAAAAGTGCAAAAAGCGGACATAATAAATTTGAACAAATCCAAAATGGAAATACATAA
- a CDS encoding sugar 3,4-ketoisomerase, translated as MEIHNNGIQIIPIPKIEERRGNLSVIENDTIPFAIKRVYYLYDVPAGSERGGHAHKDLQQFLVALSGSFDVVLNDGKEETIITLNKPYEGLLIKSGIWRELQNFSSGSICLVVASEVYIEEDYIRDFDEFMKYTNGR; from the coding sequence ATGGAAATACATAATAACGGAATCCAAATTATACCAATCCCTAAAATTGAGGAGCGAAGAGGAAATTTATCTGTAATAGAAAATGATACTATTCCTTTTGCCATAAAAAGGGTTTATTATTTATACGATGTGCCAGCGGGATCAGAAAGAGGCGGACACGCACATAAAGACCTTCAGCAGTTTTTAGTCGCTTTAAGCGGTAGTTTTGATGTAGTTTTAAACGACGGAAAAGAAGAGACAATTATTACTTTAAATAAACCGTATGAAGGACTCTTGATTAAATCTGGAATTTGGAGAGAGCTGCAAAATTTTTCTTCAGGTTCGATTTGTTTGGTTGTGGCTTCAGAAGTTTATATCGAAGAAGATTACATTCGGGATTTTGATGAATTTATGAAATATACTAATGGTAGATAG
- a CDS encoding glycosyltransferase family 2 protein, protein MVFFSVVIPLFNKANHIENTIKSILNQTFTDYEIIVINDGSTDNGEALTRGFNDGRIQIYSQNNLGVSTARNLGIEKSKGKLIAFMDADDFWFPNHLQELANLYYDFPDCGIYCSRYKIRISKNHFQTTLFNGIEQSFRGIAADYFFSNRPFRITWTSSLAIPKQILEKIGGFTPEVTNGQDLELWTKIGIKYPVALTNKTTAIYNNNIPNSLAKNHLNSMQLMDFEQFRLSEKDNPSLKSFLDLYRLEYGLHYCIFGNKEKANFYLKDVDQKNSSLAVRLLLKMPAVFLRFFLRLKNALKRIGFDFSIYH, encoded by the coding sequence ATGGTCTTTTTTTCTGTTGTTATTCCTTTATTCAATAAGGCAAATCATATTGAAAACACAATCAAAAGCATTCTCAACCAGACTTTTACTGATTATGAAATCATTGTAATAAATGACGGTTCGACTGACAATGGTGAAGCTTTGACACGGGGTTTTAATGATGGCAGAATCCAAATTTACAGTCAAAACAATCTGGGTGTTTCCACTGCACGAAATCTCGGAATAGAAAAATCAAAAGGAAAACTGATTGCATTTATGGATGCAGACGATTTTTGGTTTCCGAATCATTTGCAGGAGTTAGCCAATTTATATTATGATTTTCCAGATTGTGGCATTTATTGTTCACGTTATAAAATCAGAATTTCTAAAAACCACTTTCAAACTACTCTTTTCAACGGAATTGAGCAATCTTTTAGAGGAATTGCAGCTGATTATTTTTTTTCCAACAGGCCCTTTAGAATAACATGGACTTCTTCTTTGGCAATTCCTAAACAAATTCTAGAAAAAATTGGAGGATTTACGCCTGAAGTAACAAACGGTCAGGATTTAGAGCTGTGGACTAAAATTGGCATCAAATACCCTGTTGCCTTAACCAATAAAACAACAGCAATTTATAACAATAATATTCCAAACAGTCTTGCTAAAAACCATTTAAACTCAATGCAATTAATGGATTTTGAGCAATTCAGACTTTCTGAAAAAGATAACCCATCGCTTAAAAGTTTTCTCGATTTATACCGCCTAGAATATGGTCTGCACTATTGTATTTTTGGAAATAAGGAAAAAGCGAACTTTTATTTAAAAGATGTTGATCAAAAAAATAGCAGTTTAGCGGTTCGGCTTTTACTAAAAATGCCTGCTGTTTTTTTACGCTTTTTTTTAAGGCTAAAAAATGCTTTAAAAAGAATAGGATTTGACTTTTCTATCTACCATTAG
- a CDS encoding glycosyltransferase family 2 protein yields the protein MLSILIPVYNYDVFKLVSELKHQADNLGITYEIIVQDDASVSFSSENNQINSLANCFFSINKENLGRGRNINSLCSKSKYDYVLIMEADALPQNKSYLKNYIDLLSKKPEVIFGGVKYPDSIPPNEKILRWKYGRNREIKTLYQRLQNKYDFVLTWNLLLKKDILLQFPFPEFIHEYGYEDLVFIKKLQLNSVSITHIENALIHYNDEENLDFIKKAEKAVKNLHDLISSEKIDSKDVKLSKIYAFLKNLRLTGVLKSIYKRSKKRILNNLTSRKPNLYLLDFYKLGYYCDLKQ from the coding sequence ATGCTTTCCATTTTAATTCCAGTTTACAATTATGATGTTTTTAAACTTGTTTCAGAGCTTAAACATCAGGCTGATAATTTAGGAATTACATATGAAATCATTGTTCAGGATGATGCTAGCGTAAGTTTCAGCAGCGAAAACAATCAAATAAATTCTCTAGCAAACTGTTTTTTTTCTATCAATAAAGAAAATTTAGGAAGAGGCAGAAACATCAACTCATTATGCTCTAAATCAAAATATGATTATGTCTTGATTATGGAAGCTGATGCTCTGCCGCAAAACAAATCGTATCTTAAAAATTATATCGATTTACTATCAAAAAAGCCTGAAGTAATCTTTGGAGGCGTTAAATATCCTGATAGCATTCCTCCAAATGAAAAAATACTTCGATGGAAATATGGCAGAAACAGAGAAATAAAAACTTTATACCAAAGACTTCAAAACAAATATGATTTTGTACTTACTTGGAATTTGCTTTTAAAAAAAGACATTCTTTTGCAATTTCCTTTTCCAGAATTTATTCATGAATATGGTTATGAAGATCTTGTTTTCATAAAAAAGCTGCAGTTGAATTCGGTTTCTATTACTCATATCGAGAATGCACTGATTCATTATAATGATGAAGAGAATTTGGATTTTATCAAAAAAGCTGAAAAGGCCGTTAAAAATCTTCACGACTTAATTTCTTCTGAAAAAATAGATTCTAAAGACGTTAAACTCAGTAAGATTTATGCCTTTCTAAAAAATCTTCGCTTAACGGGAGTTTTAAAATCGATATATAAAAGAAGTAAAAAACGAATACTTAACAATTTAACTTCAAGAAAGCCTAATCTGTATTTGTTAGATTTTTATAAATTGGGTTATTATTGCGATTTAAAACAATAA
- a CDS encoding cell division ATP-binding protein FtsE, producing the protein MSQTVLSLKEVTIYQEGRKIISHINLDVKHGEFIYIIGKTGSGKSSFLKTLYADLPLIEGEGHIVEFDLAALKEKDIPFLRRKIGIVFQDFKLLPDRSIKDNMLFVLKATGWHEKDAMYHKIDEVLDKVGMKDFVNKMPHQLSGGEQQRVAIARALLNDPEFILADEPTGNLDPQTSSEVLEVLKAINAAGKTVIMATHDYALLMKFPSKTLKCEDERIFEVVQRSV; encoded by the coding sequence ATGTCACAAACCGTACTATCTCTTAAAGAAGTCACTATATATCAAGAAGGAAGAAAAATTATATCTCACATTAATTTAGATGTTAAGCATGGTGAGTTTATCTACATTATCGGGAAAACAGGTTCTGGAAAAAGTAGTTTCCTAAAAACTTTATATGCTGATTTACCGCTAATTGAAGGTGAAGGGCATATTGTTGAATTTGATTTGGCCGCACTAAAAGAAAAAGATATTCCTTTTTTGAGACGTAAGATCGGAATTGTATTTCAAGACTTTAAGTTGCTTCCAGACCGTTCTATAAAAGATAATATGCTTTTTGTGTTAAAAGCTACAGGTTGGCATGAAAAAGATGCAATGTATCACAAAATTGATGAAGTTTTGGACAAGGTAGGCATGAAAGACTTTGTAAACAAAATGCCACATCAGCTTTCTGGAGGAGAACAGCAGCGTGTTGCAATTGCTAGAGCATTGCTTAACGATCCAGAATTTATTTTGGCCGATGAACCTACAGGAAACCTTGATCCTCAAACCAGTTCTGAAGTATTGGAAGTGCTAAAAGCTATTAATGCCGCAGGCAAAACAGTCATTATGGCAACTCACGATTATGCTTTATTGATGAAATTTCCTTCTAAGACTTTAAAATGTGAAGATGAAAGAATCTTCGAAGTGGTGCAAAGAAGCGTGTAA
- a CDS encoding tetratricopeptide repeat protein: MRKLSRFFLFQIILASTIASAQKSAIYTYELKDFDKALALYNDKQYASAQLIFEKVKYNATNEEVQSDCAYYIANCAIRTNKANADALVEQFVNDYPTSTKQNQAYIEAAQYFFEQGNYPKALQWFDKVDESYMSKTESDKFNFMKGYSYFNAKKKKEATNYFNKVVNSKEYGSQAKYYLGFMAYEGDDYKEATKYFDEVSGEEKYKEKLSYYQADMNFKLGNFQKAIDLGLVAMNKSNDIEKSELNKIIGESYFNLKQYGKAIPYLEQYAGKKGKWNNTDFYQLGYAYYEQKEYEKAISQFNKIIEGKDFVAQNAYYHLGLSYLNTGKKQEALNAFKNASEMDFNAQIQEDAALNYAKLSYDIGNAYQAVPGILLDFLKKYPNNSSRAEVEKLLVDSYISSKNYKEALVLLEKNRTSENKAAYQKVLFYRGLELYNESNYQEAGKMFKNAISEQKTPEFTARATFWKAETEYLNDDMQNALLTYKQFAGMAAAKSTDEYKNINYNIGYTYFKLKEYDQAANSFQAQIDNSPSDKSRLNDSYLRLGDCRFVTSKYSAANEAYAKAIAAKGVDADYAQFQKALSYGFMSNNAKKVDELNNFLQMYKKSSYRDDALFELGNTYVAEKKNDQALKAYDQLISEFQNGSFTSKAILKQGLIYYNSDRDEQALTKFKKVAAEFPKTPEALEAVATARLIYVDSGKVDEYATWVRTLDFVAVTDAELDNDTYDAAFKQYSQNNSKQAITGFSGYIAKFPNGMHALEANFYLAQLTYAEGSETKSIANYQFVIDQPRNEFTEQALNRLAQIHLKAKDCDKAIMVLKRLESEADYPQNKTFAQANLMKCYYDKKDYDNSVTAAEKVLENPKSDAGVKADAQIIVARAAIQTGNEDKAKAAYAKLLSTSKGELAAEALYYDAYFKTKEGKFEASNTAVQKLAKSYSAYKYYGAKGLVLMAKNFYGLKDSYQATYILDNVINNFTDYPDVVEEAKKELTAIKAEESKTNSSINR, encoded by the coding sequence ATGCGTAAACTTTCCAGGTTCTTTTTATTCCAAATTATCCTTGCTTCGACTATAGCTTCGGCACAAAAATCGGCTATTTATACTTACGAATTAAAGGATTTTGACAAAGCACTGGCTTTATATAATGACAAGCAATATGCTTCGGCCCAATTGATTTTTGAAAAAGTAAAATATAATGCGACCAACGAAGAAGTTCAGTCTGATTGTGCGTACTATATTGCTAATTGTGCAATAAGAACCAATAAAGCAAATGCGGATGCTTTGGTAGAGCAATTTGTGAATGATTATCCAACGAGCACCAAACAAAATCAGGCTTACATTGAGGCGGCTCAGTATTTTTTCGAACAGGGAAATTATCCAAAAGCATTGCAATGGTTTGATAAAGTAGACGAAAGTTACATGAGTAAAACAGAATCGGATAAGTTTAACTTCATGAAAGGCTACAGCTATTTTAATGCTAAAAAGAAAAAAGAAGCCACCAATTATTTCAACAAAGTTGTCAATTCTAAAGAATACGGTTCTCAAGCCAAATATTACTTAGGTTTTATGGCATATGAGGGTGACGATTACAAAGAGGCGACCAAATATTTTGATGAGGTTTCTGGCGAAGAAAAATATAAAGAAAAACTGTCGTACTATCAGGCCGATATGAATTTCAAATTAGGGAATTTCCAAAAAGCGATTGATTTAGGATTGGTAGCCATGAACAAATCGAACGATATTGAAAAATCGGAGCTGAATAAAATTATTGGAGAAAGTTATTTTAACCTAAAACAATATGGCAAAGCAATTCCGTATTTAGAGCAGTATGCCGGTAAAAAAGGAAAGTGGAATAATACCGATTTCTATCAGTTAGGCTATGCATATTATGAACAGAAAGAGTATGAAAAAGCAATTTCTCAGTTTAATAAAATTATCGAAGGAAAAGATTTTGTGGCTCAGAATGCCTACTATCATTTAGGTTTAAGTTATTTAAATACAGGTAAAAAGCAGGAAGCTTTGAACGCTTTCAAGAATGCTTCTGAAATGGATTTCAATGCTCAGATTCAGGAAGATGCAGCTCTAAATTATGCTAAATTGAGTTACGATATCGGAAATGCCTATCAGGCCGTTCCGGGTATTTTGTTAGATTTCCTTAAAAAATATCCAAACAATTCAAGCCGTGCAGAAGTAGAAAAACTGCTGGTTGATTCTTATATTTCTTCTAAAAACTACAAAGAAGCATTGGTTTTATTAGAGAAAAATAGAACCTCTGAAAACAAAGCAGCATACCAAAAAGTGCTTTTTTATCGCGGTTTGGAATTATACAACGAATCGAATTATCAAGAAGCTGGTAAAATGTTCAAAAATGCTATCAGCGAACAAAAAACGCCTGAGTTTACTGCTCGTGCGACTTTCTGGAAAGCAGAAACAGAATATCTGAATGATGATATGCAAAATGCTTTGCTCACTTACAAGCAATTTGCCGGAATGGCCGCAGCAAAATCTACAGACGAGTATAAAAACATCAATTACAATATTGGCTACACGTATTTTAAATTGAAAGAATACGATCAGGCAGCAAACTCTTTTCAAGCTCAGATTGATAATTCGCCTTCAGACAAAAGCCGTTTAAACGATTCTTATCTGCGTTTGGGAGACTGCCGTTTTGTGACTTCAAAATACAGCGCGGCAAACGAGGCATACGCAAAAGCAATTGCTGCAAAAGGTGTAGATGCCGATTATGCGCAATTTCAAAAAGCGCTTTCTTATGGATTTATGTCAAATAATGCGAAGAAAGTTGATGAGTTGAATAATTTTCTTCAGATGTACAAAAAATCATCTTATAGAGATGATGCGTTATTCGAATTAGGAAATACTTACGTTGCGGAGAAGAAAAACGATCAGGCTTTAAAGGCTTATGATCAGTTGATTTCTGAATTTCAAAACGGATCTTTTACTTCAAAAGCCATCTTAAAACAAGGTCTGATTTATTATAATTCTGATCGTGACGAACAGGCTTTGACAAAATTCAAGAAAGTAGCTGCTGAATTTCCAAAAACTCCAGAAGCCCTAGAAGCAGTTGCAACAGCAAGATTGATTTATGTAGATTCTGGAAAAGTAGACGAATATGCGACTTGGGTACGTACGCTTGATTTTGTGGCTGTTACAGATGCAGAATTGGACAATGATACGTACGATGCGGCTTTCAAGCAATACAGTCAAAACAATTCAAAACAAGCTATTACAGGATTTTCGGGTTATATCGCAAAATTCCCGAACGGAATGCACGCGCTAGAAGCAAATTTCTATTTGGCGCAACTTACTTATGCAGAAGGTTCTGAAACAAAATCGATTGCTAATTATCAGTTTGTGATCGATCAGCCAAGAAATGAATTTACCGAACAGGCTTTAAACAGATTGGCTCAGATTCATTTGAAAGCAAAAGATTGTGATAAAGCAATTATGGTTTTAAAACGTTTAGAAAGCGAAGCAGATTATCCGCAGAACAAAACTTTCGCGCAAGCAAACCTAATGAAATGTTATTATGACAAAAAAGATTATGACAATTCGGTTACTGCGGCTGAAAAAGTTTTAGAAAACCCAAAATCTGATGCAGGAGTAAAAGCCGATGCGCAGATTATTGTAGCCAGAGCCGCGATTCAAACAGGAAATGAAGATAAAGCAAAAGCAGCTTACGCTAAATTACTTTCGACTTCAAAAGGAGAATTAGCTGCAGAAGCTTTATATTATGATGCATATTTTAAAACAAAAGAAGGAAAATTTGAAGCGTCAAACACTGCTGTGCAGAAATTGGCAAAAAGCTATTCTGCCTATAAATATTATGGAGCAAAAGGTTTGGTTCTGATGGCGAAAAACTTCTACGGATTAAAAGACAGCTATCAGGCAACTTATATTTTGGATAACGTAATCAACAATTTTACAGATTATCCAGATGTTGTAGAAGAGGCGAAAAAAGAATTGACGGCTATAAAAGCAGAAGAGTCAAAAACGAATTCGTCGATTAATAGATAA
- a CDS encoding PhzF family phenazine biosynthesis protein gives MSLPFYIVDVFADKKYAGNQLAVFLNAENLSSKEMQQMAREINFAESTFVTKIDKENNKAEIRIFTPAHEMQFAGHPIIGTSWVLMNKIFENSPNEIKLEVPIGPISINKTEDLIWLKAAQPKFWDTFSKIDFTFFSNLQVSDFENQFPIQEVTTGSAFVMVGLSSKRALENLVLDKDKTDEWMKQHCKTDHRALYFYYLEGEKLFSRMLCIEHNQLVEDAATGSASTCLQAFLLKYHKPEFELINYQGDYIGRPSEIYFNGKLSDDQFDIRIGGKAQFIAKGEWEA, from the coding sequence ATGAGTTTACCTTTTTACATAGTTGATGTTTTTGCTGATAAAAAATACGCTGGAAATCAGTTGGCGGTTTTTTTGAATGCGGAAAATTTAAGTTCGAAAGAAATGCAGCAGATGGCACGCGAAATTAATTTTGCGGAAAGCACATTTGTGACGAAAATAGACAAAGAAAATAACAAAGCAGAGATAAGAATTTTTACTCCTGCTCACGAAATGCAGTTTGCGGGTCATCCGATCATTGGAACTTCTTGGGTTCTGATGAATAAGATTTTTGAGAATTCGCCTAATGAAATAAAACTAGAAGTTCCAATTGGACCAATTTCAATTAATAAAACAGAAGATTTGATTTGGCTAAAAGCAGCGCAACCGAAGTTTTGGGATACTTTTTCTAAAATAGATTTTACATTTTTCAGCAACCTGCAGGTAAGCGATTTCGAAAATCAGTTTCCAATTCAAGAAGTGACAACAGGAAGCGCTTTTGTGATGGTTGGATTAAGCAGTAAAAGAGCTTTGGAAAATTTGGTTTTAGATAAAGATAAAACAGATGAATGGATGAAACAGCACTGTAAAACAGATCATAGAGCTTTATATTTTTATTATTTAGAAGGAGAAAAATTATTTAGCAGAATGTTGTGCATTGAGCATAATCAATTGGTTGAAGATGCTGCTACGGGAAGTGCCAGCACCTGTTTGCAGGCTTTTCTTTTAAAATACCATAAACCTGAATTTGAATTGATAAATTATCAGGGAGATTACATTGGCCGTCCATCTGAAATCTATTTTAATGGAAAACTAAGCGATGATCAGTTTGATATTAGAATAGGAGGAAAAGCTCAATTTATTGCTAAAGGCGAATGGGAAGCTTAG
- a CDS encoding TonB-dependent receptor: MKLNCQYKIIVLLVLFVGQFSIAQKKNESIGTETVNVVKPYSPTISDAFKVKETPSLDDSGNQPKEVIKYSILSVPVASTFTPSKGKAEGVEKAKKERLFNNYATLGLGNYSTLNGELFVNQDLGNNDYVAGMFRHHSSQGGIKDVELNDEFYDTSINVGYGQNNRDVTWGVDLGYQNQIYNWYGLPSDFGSTIPDQRYDLVNSINPDHSYNTIWVGGNAEFTESIFSKLSAKFTHFSDSYSSSENRFFVKPTFTVDVMDQAIKTNVIVDHVSGSFKNNYFQDNTEALKYSFTNVGIEPSFVINENEWTLELGAGIYYSADSENSGNKFYFYPKVNASYRLVGDLMIFYTGVNGALNQNSYADFVTDNPFVSPTLNMRPSSTQYNVFAGLKGKLASNVNYNLTASYLNEKDKALFKANDYTEVITNEDYAFGNSFGVVYEDIRTFRFYGELKADFSQNVTFGINGTFNSYNTDNAVEAWNLPSMKLSSTLDVNITKQWYAGLNVFYVGERKDMQTNTSLGIDAAPITLKSYFDANAHVGYKFSERLTFFLKLNNIGNQAYEKWLNYPVQGFQVLGGANYKFDF; this comes from the coding sequence ATGAAATTAAATTGCCAGTATAAAATTATCGTTTTGCTAGTGTTATTTGTAGGCCAGTTTTCGATTGCCCAGAAGAAAAATGAGAGTATCGGAACTGAGACAGTAAACGTGGTAAAACCGTATTCGCCGACTATTTCAGATGCTTTTAAAGTAAAAGAAACGCCTTCGCTTGACGATAGCGGGAATCAGCCGAAAGAAGTGATTAAATACAGTATTTTGTCTGTTCCTGTGGCATCTACTTTTACGCCTTCAAAAGGAAAAGCAGAGGGAGTTGAGAAAGCTAAAAAAGAAAGATTATTTAATAATTATGCTACTTTAGGACTTGGAAATTACAGTACTTTGAATGGAGAATTGTTTGTAAACCAAGATTTAGGAAACAATGATTATGTGGCAGGAATGTTTCGCCATCATTCTTCTCAAGGCGGTATAAAAGATGTCGAATTGAATGATGAGTTTTATGATACGTCAATTAATGTAGGTTACGGCCAAAATAACAGAGATGTGACTTGGGGTGTCGATTTAGGGTATCAAAATCAGATTTACAATTGGTACGGACTTCCGTCAGATTTTGGTTCAACCATTCCAGACCAGCGTTATGATTTGGTAAACAGCATCAATCCAGATCATTCTTATAATACCATTTGGGTTGGGGGAAATGCTGAATTTACAGAAAGTATTTTTAGTAAACTTTCGGCAAAATTTACGCATTTTTCAGACAGCTATTCTTCCTCAGAAAATAGGTTTTTTGTCAAGCCAACTTTTACTGTTGATGTAATGGATCAGGCAATTAAAACAAATGTAATCGTGGATCATGTAAGCGGTTCTTTCAAAAATAATTATTTTCAAGACAATACAGAAGCTTTAAAATATAGTTTTACAAATGTTGGAATTGAACCAAGTTTTGTAATCAATGAAAATGAGTGGACTTTGGAATTGGGAGCGGGAATTTATTACAGTGCAGATTCTGAAAACAGCGGAAATAAATTCTATTTCTATCCAAAAGTAAATGCTTCTTACCGATTGGTTGGCGATTTAATGATTTTTTATACTGGTGTAAATGGAGCTTTAAACCAAAATTCATATGCAGATTTTGTCACAGATAATCCGTTTGTGTCTCCAACCCTAAATATGCGTCCGTCAAGCACGCAATATAATGTGTTTGCAGGTTTGAAAGGAAAATTGGCTAGCAATGTAAATTATAACTTGACAGCTTCTTATTTAAATGAAAAAGATAAAGCATTGTTTAAGGCAAATGATTATACAGAAGTAATTACAAATGAAGATTATGCTTTCGGAAACTCATTTGGGGTAGTGTATGAAGACATTAGAACTTTCCGTTTTTATGGAGAATTAAAAGCTGATTTTTCTCAAAATGTAACTTTTGGAATCAACGGAACCTTTAATAGCTACAATACTGATAACGCAGTTGAAGCATGGAATTTACCATCAATGAAATTAAGTTCGACTTTAGACGTTAATATTACAAAGCAGTGGTATGCTGGACTGAATGTATTTTATGTTGGAGAAAGAAAAGATATGCAGACAAATACTTCTTTAGGAATAGATGCTGCTCCAATTACTTTAAAAAGTTATTTTGATGCCAATGCGCACGTTGGTTATAAATTCAGCGAGCGTTTGACGTTTTTCTTAAAACTAAATAATATTGGAAATCAAGCTTATGAAAAATGGCTGAATTATCCAGTGCAAGGATTCCAAGTTTTAGGAGGTGCAAATTATAAGTTCGATTTTTAG